The following proteins come from a genomic window of Sardina pilchardus chromosome 1, fSarPil1.1, whole genome shotgun sequence:
- the pdgfba gene encoding platelet-derived growth factor beta polypeptide a isoform X1 has product MGGKKSSCILLLAAFAAFLRLGSAEGDPLPPSLVGLVRDSPIASIEDLRKLLDTDSVEEESDNQTTNEIHSSDVHHRVPRSLMASAEPALQAACKVRTEVLEVTRSMHDRTNAHFMLWPLCVEVQRCSGCCNGRTLQCVPIVTETRQLQMTKITYVKMRPHYEKVIIPVEDHVRCGCQPLTSAHAGRSSSTTARKPQATPPPPPAPRVAHKPPPPPHGQAKEELHRHEQLKQHQRQQLEERGGVQEPAWASKYSPSHTAGEPPHHTPARTDYQQHRRTTPQHPLTHSQTGDRDGEAGAGQMPSSAQPSFGDGGHREDGGRPPTLGHGSGDDSGRHVQGGQQQYQAPDHTQNQQQQQQGPQHDYRLTLGEQPRHRPALSGTHMLRDATTPHQPQHAPPYHHHGQPDAPVYHHGQSDTAGQTRVQPEGSSHHSGSEGSGPSDPSQPEVTSVQRAAEDTEEERTRLHADDSDTDRQQEAKSQLHHHHPHQAHPQSQPQTSTQRAVTDAPTTLRPASPSPRAQTTPRPPPLRRRRRKHRRRISKATMRAMIMVMS; this is encoded by the exons ggGGACCCGCTCCCTCCGTCCCTGGTGGGTTTGGTAAGGGACAGCCCCATCGCATCTATAGAAGACTTAAGGAAGCTGCTGGACACTGACTCCGTAG AAGAAGAATCAGACAACCAGACAACCAATGAAATCCACTCCAGCGATGTTCATCATCGAGTTCCCAGAAGCCTCA tggcGAGTGCGGAGCCGGCGCTGCAGGCTGCGTGTAAGGTGCGTACGGAGGTGCTGGAGGTGACGCGCTCCATGCACGACCGCACCAACGCGCACTTCATGCTGTGGCCCCTCTGTGTGGAGGTGCAGCGCTGCTCTGGGTGCTGCAACGGACGCACCTTACAGTGCGTGCCCATCGTCACCGAGACCAGGCAGCtgcag ATGACCAAGATCACGTATGTGAAGATGCGGCCGCACTACGAGAAGGTCATCATCCCCGTGGAGGACCACGTGAGGTGCGGCTGCCAGCCGCTGACCTCTGCCCACGCCGGACGCTCCTCGTCCACGACGGCGCGTAAGCCCCAGGccacccctccgccccccccggccccccgcGTGGCCCACAAGCCCCCCCCGCCACCGCACGGCCAGGCCAAGGAGGAGCTGCACCGCCACGAGCAGCTCAAGCAGCACCAGcggcagcagctggaggagcgGGGGGGCGTCCAGGAGCCGGCGTGGGCCAGCAAGTACAGCCCCTCCCACACGGCCGGGGAGCCCCCGCACCACACGCCCGCGCGCACGGACTACCAGCAGCACCGCCGCACCACCCCCCAGcacccgctcacacacagccagacgGGGGATCGGGACGGGGAGGCGGGGGCCGGGCAGATGCCGTCCAGCGCTCAGCCGTCGTTCGGCGACGGCGGTCATCGGGAGGACGGGGGGAGGCCGCCGACGCTCGGGCACGGCAGCGGAGACGATAGCGGCCGACACGTGCAGGGCGGGCAGCAGCAGTACCAGGCACCGGACCACACGcagaaccagcagcagcagcagcaggggcccCAGCACGACTACAGGCTCACGCTGGGGGAGCAGCCCAGGCACCGGCCGGCACTGTCCGGCACACACATGCTGCGGGACGCCACCACGCCCCACCAGCCGCAACACGCACCGCCCTACCACCACCACGGCCAACCGGACGCCCCCGTCTACCACCACGGCCAATCAGACACGGCCGGTCAGACGCGCGTCCAGCCGGAAGGGAGCAGCCATCACAGCGGGTCGGAGGGGAGCGGTCCGTCCGATCCCAGCCAGCCCGAGGTGACCAGCGTCCAGAGAGCAGCGGAGgacacggaggaggagaggacgcgGCTACACGCAGACGACTCGGACACGGACAGGCAACAGGAAGCCAAGTCAcagcttcatcatcatcatccccaCCAGGCGCATCCCCAGAGCCAGCCGCAGACGTCCACACAGCGAGCAG TGACGGACGCTCCGACTACGTTACGGCCGGCGAGTCCGTCCCCGAGAGCTCAGACCACCCCGCGACCCCCGCCCCTACGCAGGAGACGACGCAAACACCGCCGGAGGATCAGCAAGGCCACCATGAGAGCCATGATCAT GGTCATGTCCTAA
- the pdgfba gene encoding platelet-derived growth factor beta polypeptide a isoform X2 — MASAEPALQAACKVRTEVLEVTRSMHDRTNAHFMLWPLCVEVQRCSGCCNGRTLQCVPIVTETRQLQMTKITYVKMRPHYEKVIIPVEDHVRCGCQPLTSAHAGRSSSTTARKPQATPPPPPAPRVAHKPPPPPHGQAKEELHRHEQLKQHQRQQLEERGGVQEPAWASKYSPSHTAGEPPHHTPARTDYQQHRRTTPQHPLTHSQTGDRDGEAGAGQMPSSAQPSFGDGGHREDGGRPPTLGHGSGDDSGRHVQGGQQQYQAPDHTQNQQQQQQGPQHDYRLTLGEQPRHRPALSGTHMLRDATTPHQPQHAPPYHHHGQPDAPVYHHGQSDTAGQTRVQPEGSSHHSGSEGSGPSDPSQPEVTSVQRAAEDTEEERTRLHADDSDTDRQQEAKSQLHHHHPHQAHPQSQPQTSTQRAVTDAPTTLRPASPSPRAQTTPRPPPLRRRRRKHRRRISKATMRAMIMVMS; from the exons A tggcGAGTGCGGAGCCGGCGCTGCAGGCTGCGTGTAAGGTGCGTACGGAGGTGCTGGAGGTGACGCGCTCCATGCACGACCGCACCAACGCGCACTTCATGCTGTGGCCCCTCTGTGTGGAGGTGCAGCGCTGCTCTGGGTGCTGCAACGGACGCACCTTACAGTGCGTGCCCATCGTCACCGAGACCAGGCAGCtgcag ATGACCAAGATCACGTATGTGAAGATGCGGCCGCACTACGAGAAGGTCATCATCCCCGTGGAGGACCACGTGAGGTGCGGCTGCCAGCCGCTGACCTCTGCCCACGCCGGACGCTCCTCGTCCACGACGGCGCGTAAGCCCCAGGccacccctccgccccccccggccccccgcGTGGCCCACAAGCCCCCCCCGCCACCGCACGGCCAGGCCAAGGAGGAGCTGCACCGCCACGAGCAGCTCAAGCAGCACCAGcggcagcagctggaggagcgGGGGGGCGTCCAGGAGCCGGCGTGGGCCAGCAAGTACAGCCCCTCCCACACGGCCGGGGAGCCCCCGCACCACACGCCCGCGCGCACGGACTACCAGCAGCACCGCCGCACCACCCCCCAGcacccgctcacacacagccagacgGGGGATCGGGACGGGGAGGCGGGGGCCGGGCAGATGCCGTCCAGCGCTCAGCCGTCGTTCGGCGACGGCGGTCATCGGGAGGACGGGGGGAGGCCGCCGACGCTCGGGCACGGCAGCGGAGACGATAGCGGCCGACACGTGCAGGGCGGGCAGCAGCAGTACCAGGCACCGGACCACACGcagaaccagcagcagcagcagcaggggcccCAGCACGACTACAGGCTCACGCTGGGGGAGCAGCCCAGGCACCGGCCGGCACTGTCCGGCACACACATGCTGCGGGACGCCACCACGCCCCACCAGCCGCAACACGCACCGCCCTACCACCACCACGGCCAACCGGACGCCCCCGTCTACCACCACGGCCAATCAGACACGGCCGGTCAGACGCGCGTCCAGCCGGAAGGGAGCAGCCATCACAGCGGGTCGGAGGGGAGCGGTCCGTCCGATCCCAGCCAGCCCGAGGTGACCAGCGTCCAGAGAGCAGCGGAGgacacggaggaggagaggacgcgGCTACACGCAGACGACTCGGACACGGACAGGCAACAGGAAGCCAAGTCAcagcttcatcatcatcatccccaCCAGGCGCATCCCCAGAGCCAGCCGCAGACGTCCACACAGCGAGCAG TGACGGACGCTCCGACTACGTTACGGCCGGCGAGTCCGTCCCCGAGAGCTCAGACCACCCCGCGACCCCCGCCCCTACGCAGGAGACGACGCAAACACCGCCGGAGGATCAGCAAGGCCACCATGAGAGCCATGATCAT GGTCATGTCCTAA